A part of Solea solea chromosome 8, fSolSol10.1, whole genome shotgun sequence genomic DNA contains:
- the wscd2 gene encoding sialate:O-sulfotransferase 2, which yields MAKALLKIQRYFRRKPVRFFSLILLYLTAGSLVFLHSGFVGDSGPRGRGSRESVAAAEMGRRTSDSRGLGSMSRVFKETHRSGRRYGPPWMKRTGQEGQRTEVRGGDYTSNWNRALKGRNAKDVDDGRAKYIGCYIDNTQKRALRGVSFFDYKRMTVFRCQDNCAERGYMYAGLEFGAECYCGHKIQAPNASESECNMECKGERGNLCGGANRLSIFRLELSHESARRYGSAIFKGCFHRPDNVTLALPFNAVIQNMSVDKCVDMCTEKEKSLAVLAGDRCHCGFPTSLFSLHELEEEDKCLHRCHGEEFESCGNDEYFVVYQTQVQDNRCMDRHFLPTRAKQLVALASFPGAGNTWARHLIELATGFYTGSYYFDGSLYNKGFKGERDHWRSGRTVCIKTHESGKKEIEAFDSGILMIRNPYKALMAEFNRKYGGHIGFASQAHWRGKEWPEFVKNYAPWWASHTLDWLNYGKNVHVVHFEELKRDLFLRLKGMVQFLGLNVSEDRLLCVEGQKDGNFKRSGLRKLEYDPYTSEMRADINELIRTVDTVLRKRNMSGVPEDYMPR from the exons ATGGCCAAGGCTCTGCTGAAGATACAGCGCTATTTTCGCAGGAAACCCGTTCGCTTCTtctccctcatcctcctctaCCTGACTGCCGGGAGCCTCGTCTTCCTTCACTCGGGCTTCGTCGGTGACAGCGGCCCCAGAGGCAGAGGGAGCCGGGAGTCCGTGGCAGCTGCAGAGATGGGGAGACGCACCTCAGACAGCCGGGGGCTCGGCAGCATGAGCAGGGTGTTTAAGGAGACGCACAGGTCTGGCAGGAGGTATGGTCCTCCGTGGATGAAAAGGACGGGACAGGAGGGACAGcggacagaggtcagagggggAGACTACACCAGCAACTGGAACCGTGCACTTAAAGGACGCAATGCCAAAGATGTGGACGATGGAAGAG CAAAGTACATCGGCTGCTACATTgataacacacagaaaagagcCCTGAGAGGAGTTTCCTTTTTTGACTACAAAAGAATGACTGTATTCCGTTGCCAGGACAACTGTGCAGAAAG AGGTTACATGTACGCAGGCCTGGAGTTTGGAGCAGAGTGCTACTGCGGTCACAAGATCCAGGCCCCGAACGCCTCGGAGAGCGAATGCAACATGGAGTGTAAAGGAGAGCGGGGCAACCTGTGTGGAGGAGCAAACAGACTGTCCATCTTCAGGCTGGAGCTGAGCCATGAGTCAGCGCGCCGCT atggCAGCGCCATTTTCAAGGGTTGTTTCCATCGGCCAGACAATGTCACTTTGGCACTTCCTTTCAACGCAGTCATCCAAAACATGTCCGTGGACAAGTGTGTGGACATGTGCACGGAGAAG GAGAAATCACTCGCCGTCCTGGCCGGAGATCGATGTCACTGCGGCTTCCCCACGTCTCTTTTCTCGCTTCATGAgctggaggaagaggacaaaTGTCTGCACCGTTGCCACGGGGAAGAGTTCGAGAGCTGCGGCAACGACGAGTACTTTGTTGTGTACCAGACGCAGGTTCAAG ATAACCGCTGCATGGACCGTCACTTCCTCCCCACTCGTGCTAAACAGCTGGTGGCTCTCGCCAGTTTCCCTGGAGCCGGGAACACGTGGGCTCGCCACCTGATAGAGCTCGCCACCGGCTTCTACACCGGCAGCTATTACTTTGATGGTTCCCTTTACAATAAAG GATTTAAGGGAGAGCGGGACCACTGGCGAAGCGGGAGGACGGTCTGCATTAAGACGCACGAGAGCGGAAAGAAGGAGATCGAAGCCTTTGATTCCGGCATCCTCATGATCCGAAACCCCTACAAAGCCCTCATGGCAGAATTTAATAGAAAATATGGCGGCCACATTGGCTTTGCCTCCCAGGCTCACTGGAGAGGGAAAG AGTGGCCCGAGTTTGTTAAGAACTATGCCCCTTGGTGGGCGTCCCACACGTTGGACTGGTTGAACTATGGGAAGAATGTCCACGTGGTCCACTTCGAGGAACTAAAGAGGGACTTGTTCCTGCGACTCAAGGGGATGGTTCAGTTTCTGGGTTTGAACGTTTCCGAGGACCGACTGCTCTGCGTTGAGGGCCAGAAAGATGGAAACTTCAAGCGGTCCGGGTTGCGTAAACTAGAATACGACCCGTATACAAGCGAAATGCGAGCAGACATTAACGAACTGATCAGAACAGTAGATACGGTCTTGAGGAAAAGGAACATGTCTGGAGTTCCAGAGGACTATATGCCAAGATGA
- the cmklr1 gene encoding chemokine-like receptor 1, producing the protein MPDYEFDDYNMDYNYTYENDSTPHEGHSFHHEPMCFKEIMCVLLLVVSVLIFLLGFCGNALVIWISGFKMKKTVNTTWYLSLAISDFIFCAFVPFSITNMVMEEWIFGLFLCKFTSTVMFLNMFSSIFLLVIISIDRCISVMAPVWAQNQRTVKKASAVVLLAWTLAIGLSFPSVIFRDVRSHLGRTICFNNYTLNQHSHKIVALSRFFAGFVVPFLIIIICYSAIILKLRTNRMARSSKPFRVMTALVAAFFICWLPYHVFVLLELNPHSLNHNILTTGLKVGTSLAATNSFLNPVLYVFMGKDFKRKFKSSVFSKMANAMGEEERTNTTNTSRYLSRSSSVDCRASTHI; encoded by the coding sequence ATGCCTGATTATGAATTTGATGACTATAATATGGACTACAACTACACCTATGAAAACGATTCAACGCCACACGAGGGGCATTCTTTTCACCATGAACCAATGTGTTTTAAGGAAATCATGTGTGTGCTTCTCCTGGTGGTCAGTGTGCTGATTTTCCTGCTGGGCTTCTGTGGAAATGCTCTGGTCATCTGGATTTCTGGCTTTAAGATGAAGAAGACGGTCAACACCACGTGGTACTTGAGCCTTGCTATCTCAGACTTCATCTTCTGTGCTTTCGTGCCGTTCAGCATCACCAACATGGTGATGGAGGAGTGGATCTTTGGCCTCTTTTTGTGCAAATTTACTTCCACTGTGATGTTCCTCAACATGTTCAGCAGCATCTTCCTCCTCGTCATTATCAGCATCGACCGTTGCATCTCTGTCATGGCTCCAGTTTGGGCCCAGAACCAGCGCACTGTCAAGAAGGCCTCCGCTGTTGTTTTGCTGGCCTGGACTCTGGCCATCGGTTTGAGTTTCCCCTCTGTAATTTTCCGCGACGTTAGAAGCCACCTGGGTCGTACCATTTGCTTCAACAACTACACATTAAACCAGCACAGCCACAAGATAGTTGCACTGAGCCGCTTCTTCGCGGGGTTTGTTGTCCCctttctcatcatcatcatttgctACTCTGCCATCATCCTCAAGCTCCGCACCAACAGGATGGCCAGGTCCTCCAAACCCTTCAGAGTGATGACCGCACTAGTGGCTGCTTTCTTCATCTGCTGGCTGCCCTACCACGTGTTTGTGCTACTTGAGCTGAATCCCCACAGCCTAAATCATAATATTTTAACCACTGGACTCAAAGTGGGCACATCTTTGGCAGCCACAAACAGCTTCCTCAACCCAGTGTTGTATGTTTTCATGGGCAAAGACTTTAAGCGGAAGTTCAAGAGCTCCGTTTTCTCAAAGATGGCGAACGCAATGGGGGAGGAAGAACGCACCAACACCACCAACACCAGCCGGTACCTGTCCAGGTCCAGCTCTGTGGACTGCAGAGCTTCCACACACATTTAG